The DNA region GGTGGGCCACGCCTACGGCCCTCGCAGCCATGAGGTGCAGGACGTGCTGGCGCGGCTCGACCTGACGATCGGGCATCTGCTCGAGTCGCTGGATGCGCAGGTCGGGCGCGAGCACTACGCGCTCGCGCTGACGGCCGACCACGGCGTCAGCCCGATCCCCGAGCAGATGCGCGAACTCGGCCTCGGCGGTGGCGTGGTCGATCGCAAGGCCATCGCCACGGTGCTGGCCGCGAGCCTGGGCGGCAGCCTGCTCGACAGCCTGACGGGCTCGGAGCTGTACCTGTCGCGCGACGCGGCCTCGCGATTGACGACGCTGGACAATCGTGACTGGGAGTCGCTGCGCAGCACGCTCGAGCAGATCCCGGGCATCTCCCGCGTGTGGCGCACCAGCGACCTGCTGGCGGGGCGCTACGAGGCAGAGTCCGATCCGCTGGCCCATGCCGCCCGCCTGAGCGCCTATCCCAACAGGTCCGGTGACCTGATCTACATCACCGACCCGTACTGGTTCCCTTACCAGATCACCGCCACGCACGGCACGCCGTACCAGTACGACCAGCACGTGCCGATGGTGTTCCTGGGGCCACAGTTCCGGCGTGGGCGCTACACGGCCACCGCGAGCCCGGCCGACGTGGCGCCGACCCTGGGCCGGCTGGTCGGCGTGACGCTCCCCGCTGCCGACGGCGCCGTTCGCGCCGATGCCTTCGCGACGCCACCCGGGCTGCCCGCACCGACGGCCACGGCGGGCGGCGCCGGCACCGGTCACGACGAACCTTGACCCCGTCGGGGGCGACACCCACAATGCAGGGGTCGGCCCCTGCCGGGTGCGTCTCCCCCTTCCACGCGCCGGGCGTCACACGAAAGAGAGTCCCGTGCGTCGATCCGTGTCCCTTCTGGGGCTGGTGCTGGTCGCCGGCCTCGGCCTCGCGCTCTCGGCCCAGGAACCGGTCGCCACGCGCAGCCCGCGCGCCGAGCTTTCGGCGCGGCTGCGCGCCGCCGCCAGCCTCGGCACCGATTACGTCCCCGGCCGCGTCCTGGTGAAGTTCCGCCCGGGGCTGCCCACCCAGGCACAGACGTCGGCCATCACCATGGCGCTGCCGGGCATGGCCACGCAGTTGCGGCCCGGGGCGGCGTGGGCCGACTTCGACGTGCTCGAGGTGCCGCTCGACGCCGACGTGCCCGCCGTGGCGGAGGCCCTGGCGGCACGGCCGGAGATCGAGTTCGCGGAGCCCGACGGCCTGCACCGCCCTGAGGTGACGCCCACCGATCCGTCGTACTCGCGGCAGTGGCACATGAAGGCCATGAACCTCGAGCGCGCCTGGGACATCAACCCCGGCGCCCGCGACGTCGTCGTGGCGGTCATCGACAGCGGCCTGGCGATGGCCAACGACGTGCTGCGGTTCCCGCGCTACTTCAACGGGCGGCTGCAGATCGTCGACGTGCCGTTCGCGCGCGCCACCGACATCGCCCCTGCCGGGCGCCTCGTGTCGCCCTACGACTTCATGTACGAGGACGACCTGCCCTACGACATGGACGGGCACGGGACGCACGTGGCCGGCACCGTGGGCCAGCAGGCCAACAGCGAGAGCGGCGTCGGCGTGGCCTACAACGCGCGGCTGATGCCGCTGAAGGTCTGCCTCGGCGAGTGGGAGGTGCTCTTTGCGCTGGCCGAGGACGGCGTCTCGACGCTGCCGTCGCAGTTCCTCGGCGGCGTGTGCTTCGCGTCGGACGAGGCCCGCGCCCTCCGGTACGCCGCCGACAACGGCGCGAAGGTGGCCAACCTCAGTATCGGGGGCACGTCGCCGTCGGCGGCGGTGCAGAGCGCGCTGCAGTACGCCGTCTCGCGGGGCATGTTCGTGGCCGTGTCGGGGGGCAACCGCT from Luteitalea sp. TBR-22 includes:
- a CDS encoding S8 family serine peptidase, which codes for MRRSVSLLGLVLVAGLGLALSAQEPVATRSPRAELSARLRAAASLGTDYVPGRVLVKFRPGLPTQAQTSAITMALPGMATQLRPGAAWADFDVLEVPLDADVPAVAEALAARPEIEFAEPDGLHRPEVTPTDPSYSRQWHMKAMNLERAWDINPGARDVVVAVIDSGLAMANDVLRFPRYFNGRLQIVDVPFARATDIAPAGRLVSPYDFMYEDDLPYDMDGHGTHVAGTVGQQANSESGVGVAYNARLMPLKVCLGEWEVLFALAEDGVSTLPSQFLGGVCFASDEARALRYAADNGAKVANLSIGGTSPSAAVQSALQYAVSRGMFVAVSGGNRFEEGNQRGYPASYAKDIAGVMAVAAVGQDLNRAYYSSTGDYIEIAAPGGNTRVGGAAGRIWQQTYRASGYALNQLAPRFDLIEDDAYQGTSMASPHVAGLAALLYAQGIRNPAAIESAIRQFATDRGATGRDDEYGSGLADARATLRGLGIAK